One genomic segment of Desulfocapsa sulfexigens DSM 10523 includes these proteins:
- the trpA gene encoding tryptophan synthase subunit alpha, which yields MKLEQQLRNKLKEKDILLMTHIVLGYPSLDVNREIIRQMVGNGVDCIEMQIPFSEPMADGPVILKANQDALATGTKVEDCFQFAAEMARTHEIPFLFMTYYNIIFKYGEEAFIKRAAEIGIHGFIIPDLPPEMGKTFLALADKYNLALILIYAPTSTDARMEELDRHANGFIYCVARRGVTGKKSAFDHDFDNYLARCRAATQLPLAVGFGIQSKEDIDALRGKADMAVIGSRTIQLVETEGAEAVGPFIAGLR from the coding sequence ATGAAGTTAGAACAACAGTTACGTAACAAATTAAAAGAAAAAGACATTCTTCTCATGACCCATATAGTCCTGGGATACCCTTCACTTGATGTTAACCGTGAAATCATCCGCCAGATGGTCGGCAACGGGGTGGACTGCATTGAAATGCAGATTCCCTTTTCTGAACCCATGGCCGATGGCCCGGTTATCCTCAAAGCCAATCAGGACGCCCTCGCCACTGGCACCAAAGTTGAAGATTGCTTTCAATTTGCGGCAGAAATGGCCCGGACACATGAAATCCCCTTCCTCTTTATGACCTATTACAACATTATTTTTAAATATGGCGAGGAGGCTTTTATAAAAAGGGCGGCAGAAATAGGCATTCATGGATTTATCATTCCGGACCTCCCCCCGGAAATGGGGAAAACTTTCCTGGCATTAGCTGACAAGTATAATCTTGCACTCATTCTCATCTATGCTCCAACTTCTACGGATGCACGCATGGAGGAACTGGACAGACATGCCAACGGTTTTATTTATTGTGTCGCCAGACGAGGTGTCACAGGAAAGAAATCTGCGTTTGATCATGATTTTGACAACTATCTTGCCAGGTGCAGAGCTGCAACGCAACTCCCTCTTGCAGTTGGTTTCGGCATCCAGAGCAAGGAAGATATCGATGCCTTACGAGGAAAAGCTGATATGGCGGTCATTGGATCACGTACTATTCAGCTGGTTGAAACAGAAGGTGCAGAGGCTGTGGGTCCTTTTATTGCCGGGCTCCGTTAG
- the fliW gene encoding flagellar assembly protein FliW, translating to MSMQSRVTQQPSIQSEKIFTFPKGIPGFEEYTTFKIFHKDDGKVSAYWLESCEAPVVTFTLVDPTSYDLNYDIFLDDAEVQTIKADNPLDIGVFLMLKKTEEETDSQLAANIGGPLVINVQKQLGLQKVLKKRQNETEH from the coding sequence ATGAGCATGCAAAGCAGAGTGACACAGCAACCATCAATTCAATCGGAAAAGATCTTTACATTCCCTAAAGGGATTCCCGGTTTCGAAGAATACACTACTTTTAAGATTTTTCACAAGGATGATGGAAAAGTTTCTGCATATTGGCTGGAATCCTGTGAGGCACCTGTTGTGACCTTTACACTTGTAGATCCGACATCCTATGATTTAAATTATGATATCTTTCTTGATGACGCTGAAGTACAGACCATCAAAGCTGATAATCCACTGGATATTGGTGTATTTCTCATGTTGAAAAAAACTGAGGAAGAAACCGATTCGCAACTCGCTGCGAACATTGGTGGACCTCTGGTTATCAACGTACAGAAACAGCTTGGTCTGCAGAAAGTCTTAAAAAAGCGGCAGAACGAAACAGAGCATTAA
- the tadA gene encoding tRNA adenosine(34) deaminase TadA — translation MDQKFSDITFMERALSLAHSASNKGEVPVGAILTLDGKIVGEGENCPIACHDPSAHAEIMALRNAATKLENYRLPGTTLYVTLEPCIMCMGAIIHARVRRVVFGAYDPKTGAAGSRYSIGTDQLLNHTLEITPGICETECTAILKSFFRERRKKRPCTLPEQYF, via the coding sequence ATGGACCAGAAGTTTTCAGATATTACTTTTATGGAACGTGCTCTCAGCCTTGCCCATTCAGCCTCCAACAAGGGTGAAGTCCCGGTGGGAGCTATCCTTACTCTTGATGGTAAGATCGTTGGTGAGGGAGAGAACTGCCCGATTGCATGCCATGACCCAAGTGCACACGCAGAAATAATGGCATTACGTAATGCGGCCACAAAACTGGAGAATTACCGTTTGCCAGGTACCACACTTTATGTGACGCTCGAACCCTGTATTATGTGTATGGGTGCAATCATCCATGCACGTGTCCGGAGAGTTGTTTTCGGAGCATACGACCCTAAAACAGGGGCTGCAGGATCACGCTACTCCATAGGGACCGATCAACTCCTGAATCATACCCTTGAAATCACCCCTGGAATCTGTGAAACTGAATGTACTGCAATTCTGAAAAGCTTTTTCAGGGAACGACGTAAAAAAAGGCCATGCACACTACCGGAACAATATTTTTGA
- a CDS encoding uracil phosphoribosyltransferase — translation MSGRFTLESVAGIVWNMQAGCTSIKGLFLVCAPEGVKKVQDLHPDVDIYTAALDERLNDQGYILPGLGDAGDKLFGTK, via the coding sequence ATGAGTGGCCGGTTTACTCTGGAATCGGTGGCCGGAATCGTCTGGAATATGCAAGCAGGATGCACTTCCATCAAGGGTCTCTTTCTTGTCTGTGCCCCTGAAGGGGTAAAGAAGGTTCAGGATCTCCATCCTGATGTGGATATTTACACGGCAGCACTCGATGAACGACTTAATGATCAAGGGTATATACTTCCTGGTCTTGGTGATGCTGGAGATAAACTTTTTGGAACCAAATAG
- a CDS encoding uracil-xanthine permease family protein, which produces METQSPSSDYNFRPQDIILGAQMLFVALGALVLVPLLTGLNPNVALFTAGAGTLLFQIITKGKVPIFLASSFAFIAPIIYGVQTWGIAGTMCGLLAAGLFYVLLSILIYFQGGEILHKILPPIVTGPVIMVIGLILAPVAVFMATGMTGDGSFELVPRNTALIVSATSLAVTLLVSLLGHGMFKLIPILCGISAGYLVSIPFGLIDFTPVREASWFAMPTFTYPEWNLEAIFFIVPVAIAPAIEHFGDILAIGSVTNKDYVKDPGIHRTLLGDGLATSLAACFGGPPNTTYSEVTGAVTLTKSFNPAIMTWAAIVAIILAFVGKVGAMLQTIPSPVMGGIMLLLFGAITVVGLNTLVRAQKDLTEPRNLAIISLIMVLGIGGMSFSAGAFTVKGIGLAGIAGVLLNLILPGKKKEA; this is translated from the coding sequence ATGGAAACACAATCACCAAGTAGTGACTACAACTTTCGACCACAGGACATAATTCTTGGTGCTCAAATGCTTTTTGTTGCCCTTGGAGCACTTGTTCTTGTGCCCTTGCTAACAGGCCTCAATCCCAATGTGGCCCTTTTTACTGCCGGAGCAGGCACTCTGCTTTTTCAGATAATAACAAAGGGAAAAGTACCTATTTTTCTCGCCTCTTCTTTTGCCTTCATCGCTCCGATTATTTATGGCGTGCAAACATGGGGAATTGCCGGAACCATGTGCGGGTTGCTTGCCGCTGGACTTTTTTATGTTTTGCTTTCAATACTTATTTATTTTCAAGGAGGAGAAATACTCCACAAAATCCTTCCTCCCATTGTAACCGGACCAGTTATCATGGTCATTGGACTCATCCTCGCACCTGTTGCTGTTTTTATGGCTACCGGAATGACAGGAGACGGTTCTTTTGAACTCGTACCACGCAATACTGCTCTTATAGTTTCCGCAACCTCACTAGCGGTCACCCTCCTGGTGTCACTCCTTGGTCACGGCATGTTTAAGCTTATCCCTATCCTGTGCGGCATCAGTGCTGGGTATCTGGTTTCTATCCCTTTTGGGCTGATCGATTTCACACCAGTCCGTGAAGCCTCCTGGTTTGCTATGCCAACTTTTACCTACCCTGAATGGAATCTTGAGGCAATTTTCTTTATCGTTCCCGTTGCCATTGCTCCAGCGATTGAACATTTTGGTGACATTCTTGCCATTGGCTCCGTTACCAATAAGGACTATGTAAAAGATCCAGGTATTCATCGTACCTTGCTTGGAGATGGCCTTGCTACAAGCCTCGCAGCCTGTTTTGGTGGACCTCCTAACACCACCTACTCTGAAGTTACCGGTGCTGTGACTCTTACTAAATCATTCAACCCGGCTATCATGACATGGGCCGCGATTGTAGCGATTATACTTGCCTTTGTTGGAAAGGTAGGAGCCATGTTACAGACCATTCCATCTCCTGTAATGGGTGGCATCATGCTTCTTCTTTTTGGTGCTATAACCGTTGTCGGCTTAAACACTCTGGTCCGTGCCCAAAAAGACCTTACAGAGCCTCGCAACCTTGCCATCATTTCACTAATCATGGTACTTGGTATAGGTGGAATGAGTTTTTCTGCTGGAGCCTTTACCGTGAAAGGAATTGGCTTGGCAGGAATTGCCGGAGTCCTGCTTAACCTGATCTTACCCGGAAAAAAGAAGGAAGCCTGA
- the trpB gene encoding tryptophan synthase subunit beta, with protein MDSNGFFGNWGGAYIPEVLHQTFQELKKEYDRCRKDPAFWQEYLTLMSTYSCRPTPLTYAENLTRHFGGAQIYIKREDLNHTGAHKANNVMGQGLLVKRMGKKRVIAETGAGQHGMATATMAAKFGLDCTIYMGEEDVMRQRPNVFWMEKMGATVVPVTDGSRTLKDAINEAFRDWVTNVDDTHYVFGTACGPAPFPEMVAWFQSIIGIEAAEQIIQYHHKMPKRVYACVGGGSNAMGIFKRFLDEDGIELVGVEAGGHGAESGAHAIRLSSPDASPGVAQGYKTMFLQDDDGQMKLTHSVAAGLDYVGVSPILSDHWENKRVRFESATDTEVMQALDLTMRLEGIIPALESSHAFAGAFREVGQLSKDDAIIINQSGRGDKDIFTIAHAFEDPSWKKFIIDRGREYSNS; from the coding sequence ATGGATTCGAATGGATTTTTTGGAAACTGGGGTGGAGCCTACATTCCAGAAGTACTGCATCAAACCTTTCAAGAACTGAAAAAAGAATATGACCGGTGTCGAAAAGATCCGGCGTTCTGGCAGGAATATCTGACTCTCATGTCAACCTACTCCTGTCGCCCTACTCCCCTGACCTACGCTGAGAATCTCACTCGCCACTTTGGCGGTGCTCAAATCTATATCAAACGTGAGGATCTCAATCACACCGGAGCGCATAAGGCTAATAATGTCATGGGACAGGGACTCCTCGTCAAACGTATGGGGAAAAAACGGGTAATAGCCGAGACCGGAGCCGGTCAGCATGGTATGGCCACTGCAACCATGGCAGCCAAATTTGGACTCGACTGCACCATTTACATGGGTGAGGAAGATGTTATGCGGCAACGCCCCAACGTCTTCTGGATGGAAAAAATGGGTGCCACGGTGGTTCCTGTCACAGACGGTTCACGTACCTTGAAAGATGCAATCAATGAGGCCTTTCGTGACTGGGTAACCAATGTTGATGACACCCATTACGTTTTTGGTACAGCCTGTGGTCCTGCACCGTTTCCGGAAATGGTTGCCTGGTTTCAATCTATTATAGGCATTGAGGCAGCCGAACAAATCATACAATACCACCATAAGATGCCGAAGAGGGTCTATGCCTGTGTTGGCGGTGGATCCAACGCCATGGGTATTTTTAAACGTTTTCTTGATGAGGATGGTATTGAACTTGTAGGAGTTGAAGCAGGAGGCCATGGTGCCGAGAGCGGAGCCCATGCCATACGCCTCTCAAGCCCTGATGCGTCACCGGGCGTAGCTCAAGGCTACAAAACCATGTTTCTTCAGGATGATGATGGACAAATGAAACTGACCCATTCCGTGGCAGCAGGACTTGATTATGTTGGTGTCTCGCCAATTCTCAGCGATCACTGGGAAAACAAAAGGGTTCGATTCGAATCCGCCACTGATACCGAGGTCATGCAAGCGCTTGACCTCACCATGCGCCTTGAAGGTATCATTCCAGCCCTGGAGTCATCCCATGCTTTTGCAGGCGCCTTCAGAGAAGTGGGGCAACTTTCAAAGGACGATGCAATCATTATCAATCAATCCGGACGAGGCGATAAGGACATTTTCACAATTGCCCACGCCTTTGAAGATCCTTCATGGAAGAAATTTATTATTGACCGAGGCAGGGAATACAGCAACAGCTAG
- the rsmI gene encoding 16S rRNA (cytidine(1402)-2'-O)-methyltransferase — MNETDGNKTGILYVAATPIGNLEDITLRCLRVLGEVDLIAAEDTRHTRKLLTHFQISTPLISYYREKEVERSAQLIQRLLGGESIALVSDAGTPAISDPGALLVARAHEAGITVVPLSGASALTTALSASGITNPHFLFLGFAPSKKSQRRSLLTSLKDVPWPVIFYESPRRIEGLLSDILKIMGNRNGFWGRELTKAYEDLRKGTINSLLEQASSQTNRGEFVLVVEPGTTLSAEGENLQDLLIWYRDNTTLSLKDVSRKLAGDLGLSRSVVYQEALIVYKENRETVEGEVIKKGDT; from the coding sequence ATGAATGAAACTGATGGTAATAAAACTGGTATTCTTTACGTAGCAGCTACTCCTATTGGCAACCTGGAGGACATTACTCTACGCTGTTTACGCGTGCTCGGAGAAGTAGATCTCATCGCAGCTGAAGATACCCGTCATACCCGTAAACTTCTCACTCATTTTCAAATTTCCACGCCTCTTATCAGTTATTATCGTGAAAAAGAGGTAGAGCGATCCGCTCAGCTTATTCAGCGGCTCCTTGGAGGGGAATCCATTGCCCTGGTATCAGACGCCGGTACTCCCGCTATCTCTGATCCCGGTGCTCTACTTGTTGCACGTGCCCATGAAGCTGGAATCACCGTTGTTCCTCTTTCAGGTGCATCAGCACTGACAACGGCACTTTCAGCTTCCGGTATCACAAATCCACACTTTCTCTTCCTAGGATTTGCGCCATCAAAGAAATCTCAACGGCGTTCCCTTCTGACCTCTCTCAAAGACGTGCCCTGGCCTGTAATTTTTTATGAATCGCCCAGACGCATTGAAGGGCTCCTTTCTGATATTCTGAAAATTATGGGGAACCGCAATGGATTTTGGGGAAGAGAACTTACCAAGGCATACGAAGATCTGAGAAAAGGCACCATCAACTCACTCCTTGAACAGGCCTCTTCCCAAACAAATCGTGGAGAATTCGTTCTGGTTGTTGAACCGGGAACCACACTCAGTGCAGAAGGTGAGAACCTTCAGGATTTATTAATCTGGTATCGTGACAACACCACCCTTTCACTTAAAGATGTCAGTCGTAAACTTGCTGGTGACCTTGGTCTTTCCCGTTCTGTCGTTTATCAGGAAGCACTCATTGTTTACAAAGAAAATAGAGAAACAGTTGAGGGAGAGGTAATCAAAAAAGGAGATACTTAA
- the istA gene encoding IS21 family transposase, whose translation MPKKRLSMRKIREVLRLKYELGHSNREISRSCGIGSSTVSDYLQRTKRADLGWPLPDDLSDSSLEQTLFPPPPPPGTSRLIPDFSEIHKELQSKRGVTLNLLWQEYKEQHPDGYQYSWFCHSYRDWAGKLDLVMRHEHRAGEKLFVDYAGQTVDVVDQHTGEITKAQVFVAVLGASNYTYAEATPSQKIEDWIGSHVRTFAFLGGVPEVVVPDNLKSGVTKACRYEPDLNPTYHDLARHYQTVVLPARVRKPRDKAKAEAGVLLVERWILAKLRKHTFFNIDDLNREIGKLLEQLNNKPFKKLSGSRKSRFEELDKPALKQLPASPYELSYWKKATVHIDYHVEVEGHYYSVPYNLVKKQIEVRYTKSTVECYFRGKRVASHIRENQRGHHTTVKEHMPVNHRKYMEWNPDRFKRWAAKVGPETLCLTETLLVKRAHPQQAYRTLLGILRLGKAYGDSRLEAACHRALHINALSYRSVESILKSGLDQKPLPKPATEDKPVNHANIRGSQYYSPSTH comes from the coding sequence ATGCCGAAGAAGAGGTTATCTATGCGAAAAATTAGAGAGGTACTACGACTCAAGTATGAACTTGGGCACAGTAACCGTGAAATTTCCCGTAGCTGCGGTATTGGCAGCAGCACGGTAAGTGACTATTTACAACGAACCAAAAGAGCAGATCTGGGTTGGCCCCTTCCTGACGACCTAAGCGACAGCAGCCTTGAACAAACCCTTTTCCCTCCACCGCCTCCACCGGGGACAAGCCGGCTAATTCCAGATTTCTCTGAGATCCACAAAGAGCTCCAATCCAAACGAGGGGTTACCCTGAACCTGCTGTGGCAGGAATACAAAGAGCAGCATCCTGACGGCTACCAGTACAGCTGGTTCTGCCATAGTTACCGGGATTGGGCCGGCAAGCTTGATCTGGTCATGCGCCATGAACACCGAGCCGGTGAGAAACTGTTTGTCGACTACGCAGGCCAAACCGTCGATGTCGTTGACCAACACACCGGAGAAATCACAAAGGCTCAGGTCTTTGTTGCGGTCCTTGGTGCCAGCAACTACACCTATGCTGAGGCCACTCCCAGCCAGAAGATTGAGGATTGGATCGGTTCACATGTCCGTACATTTGCTTTCCTGGGTGGGGTTCCGGAAGTTGTCGTTCCAGATAACCTGAAAAGTGGCGTCACAAAAGCCTGCCGTTACGAACCTGACCTTAATCCCACTTATCATGATCTGGCCCGACATTATCAAACCGTGGTGCTGCCTGCAAGGGTTAGAAAACCAAGGGACAAGGCCAAGGCTGAGGCCGGTGTATTGCTGGTGGAACGCTGGATTCTGGCAAAACTCCGTAAACATACTTTCTTCAACATTGACGATCTCAATCGCGAAATAGGCAAACTCCTTGAGCAACTGAACAACAAGCCTTTCAAGAAGTTATCCGGCAGCCGTAAAAGTCGCTTTGAAGAACTGGACAAACCTGCCCTGAAACAACTTCCAGCCAGCCCTTATGAATTATCCTACTGGAAAAAGGCCACTGTACATATCGACTATCATGTGGAGGTCGAGGGACATTACTATTCCGTTCCATATAACCTGGTCAAAAAACAGATTGAGGTGCGCTATACCAAAAGCACGGTTGAGTGTTACTTTCGTGGTAAACGGGTGGCCAGTCACATCCGGGAGAATCAACGAGGGCACCACACTACCGTCAAAGAGCATATGCCTGTCAACCACCGAAAGTACATGGAGTGGAATCCGGACAGGTTCAAGCGCTGGGCTGCCAAGGTCGGGCCGGAGACACTCTGCCTCACAGAGACGCTTCTTGTAAAAAGAGCTCACCCACAACAGGCCTATCGCACTTTGCTGGGCATTCTCCGTCTTGGCAAAGCCTATGGAGATTCACGCCTTGAGGCAGCATGCCATCGGGCCCTGCATATCAACGCCCTTTCTTACCGCTCAGTGGAATCCATACTCAAAAGCGGCCTTGATCAGAAGCCACTACCGAAGCCGGCTACAGAGGACAAGCCGGTTAATCACGCAAATATCCGTGGCTCTCAGTATTATTCTCC
- a CDS encoding sigma-54 interaction domain-containing protein, translating to MYTILAYAIPEESHQNIRRALDDRAKITFCYGSEKLLGELKGNEYDLIFLFMEDSGTGLPLLEDVVQRLPHTPVILIGQEEKPEVVVQALKSGAYDYLVHPVSVTRFEVATEKTFENKALRNEIAYLRHKQDIVYHFNDVIAFSPGMKVVLKSLEKFAKTDSTILITGATGTGKSFLSGTVHYNSPRKQKPFIKINCANIPEDLLESELFGHEKGAFTSADKLRVGRFEQASGGTLFLDEIGEISLGLQTKLLRVLEEKCFERVGGNKTIYADVRVIAATNKDLPEQISKGKFREDLYYRINVLPIRLPDLRERQQCLLPLAQYFLNKYATSLGSDVQGFTDKSLEQIRKYRWPGNIRQLANTIERAVILEDDVLIDTSNLSLPVEKGPTVDSGTPTLPGKSSLVDQEKELILNALEECLWVQKNAAAKLGVSPRALNYKVKKFGITHPNWRKHR from the coding sequence ATGTATACAATTTTAGCGTATGCAATTCCAGAAGAAAGTCATCAGAACATTCGTAGAGCCCTCGATGACCGCGCCAAAATTACATTTTGCTATGGTAGTGAAAAGCTACTTGGAGAGCTTAAAGGGAATGAATATGATCTGATTTTCCTCTTTATGGAGGACAGTGGGACCGGTTTACCTCTTTTAGAGGATGTCGTGCAACGACTTCCCCATACTCCAGTTATTCTCATAGGCCAGGAAGAAAAGCCGGAAGTGGTTGTGCAGGCACTGAAAAGTGGAGCTTACGATTATCTGGTTCATCCTGTTTCTGTGACACGTTTTGAAGTTGCTACAGAGAAAACTTTTGAGAATAAGGCTCTGAGGAATGAGATAGCATACCTGCGACACAAACAGGACATTGTGTATCATTTTAATGATGTTATTGCTTTTAGTCCAGGGATGAAAGTGGTCTTGAAGAGTCTCGAGAAATTTGCCAAAACTGATTCTACTATCCTGATCACCGGTGCGACGGGGACGGGAAAAAGTTTTCTTTCCGGAACTGTTCATTATAACAGTCCGCGTAAGCAGAAACCCTTTATCAAGATCAATTGTGCCAATATTCCCGAAGATCTTCTTGAGTCCGAGCTGTTTGGTCATGAAAAAGGTGCATTTACCAGTGCTGACAAACTTCGTGTTGGTCGTTTTGAACAGGCCAGTGGAGGGACCTTATTTCTTGATGAAATTGGAGAAATTAGTCTCGGCTTGCAGACAAAATTGCTGAGAGTGCTTGAAGAAAAATGTTTTGAACGTGTGGGAGGCAATAAAACAATATATGCCGATGTCCGTGTTATTGCGGCCACCAATAAGGACCTTCCTGAACAAATCAGTAAGGGGAAATTTCGGGAAGATCTCTACTATCGAATTAATGTTCTCCCCATACGACTACCGGATTTACGGGAGCGGCAGCAATGCCTGTTGCCCCTTGCTCAGTATTTCCTCAATAAATACGCAACATCCCTTGGGAGTGATGTGCAAGGTTTTACGGATAAATCTCTTGAACAGATTCGGAAATATCGCTGGCCCGGAAATATACGACAACTGGCAAACACCATTGAACGAGCCGTGATTTTGGAAGACGATGTCCTGATTGATACCAGCAATCTTTCCCTGCCAGTGGAGAAAGGGCCAACAGTAGACAGCGGAACTCCTACACTGCCGGGGAAGAGCTCCCTTGTTGATCAGGAGAAGGAATTGATCCTAAACGCCCTTGAAGAGTGTCTCTGGGTGCAGAAAAATGCTGCTGCAAAACTTGGTGTCAGCCCAAGGGCGCTCAATTACAAGGTGAAGAAGTTTGGTATCACCCATCCTAACTGGCGTAAGCACAGGTGA